The following coding sequences are from one Patescibacteria group bacterium window:
- a CDS encoding sialidase family protein: MKNKLSILSSIIFLTVFCLIGFSQPIQAASTTEQTATASNLGLYGSHTWDIAVDPNDSNYVYIATYYSPNGFFRSSDGGLTWSGLPNSADHGSGRAVEVDPATGHVFALLGDLLVSTDHGATYTVAADFSASGTDMLYTQAALFVAADDAVMRSTDEGVNFSTATVCADESIRALASSDTALYALCYNYSTEVSTVYSSSDEGDTWTDMNVIASGVSGTENIAVNPITTDIFLLPSSTGGNTYRSSDAGVSWTTLATAPVTSHMTFDSTGRIYVGWNYSDDNGDTWTQFIDRGDYNHIVMPDPTNDLILYDTTAPGFEKSTDGGITWTSSVTGITGVEVTSISQTADKALVWVATQNGLAKTANFTDAAPTWEYPITPTANFVSSSYDSVWVNPVDPNIVVTSTSQDLYYSSDGGTTWTEATVDLTLTGAVFQIVGDDTGVIYATVGPNTSAGDQTGGVISSSDNGVTWQSLQFPNTGAAYAIALASDGDIFVGAHATVGGIYKYDGTTWTKLSAPDEYEYRSVIVNPEQPDTIYALATIWPRGDAMGFYRSTDDGVTWEHITTGITVADGLYEFNALALQTSTQPATLYLSGVQNSTLQGIVFKSSDGGTTWNVYYTGKRGETFKVLLFDGLTAGNTRGLYDMKSYATATLRTTKTIITRGQHATLALSLKDATTQKRLKHRRVTIKRLIAGGHWTNLKTVETNARGKASISVLVTKTARYKAVFTPKRSADQAEYTVSQSERLKIKVRP; this comes from the coding sequence ATGAAAAATAAATTATCCATACTGAGCAGCATTATATTTTTAACAGTCTTTTGTCTCATCGGTTTTAGCCAACCAATCCAGGCTGCTAGTACTACTGAACAAACTGCCACCGCTTCTAATTTAGGATTATATGGTAGTCATACTTGGGATATCGCAGTTGATCCGAATGATTCAAATTACGTGTATATCGCCACTTATTATTCGCCGAATGGTTTTTTTCGATCATCCGACGGTGGCCTGACTTGGTCAGGTTTACCGAATTCAGCTGATCACGGGTCCGGCCGAGCCGTTGAGGTCGATCCGGCTACTGGCCATGTGTTTGCTTTGTTGGGTGATTTATTAGTCAGTACGGATCACGGCGCAACCTATACAGTAGCGGCTGATTTTTCCGCCAGTGGCACAGATATGCTCTATACACAGGCGGCTTTATTTGTGGCAGCCGATGATGCAGTAATGCGCAGTACTGATGAAGGAGTCAATTTTTCGACCGCGACAGTTTGTGCCGATGAATCAATTAGAGCATTGGCCAGTTCAGACACTGCCTTGTATGCACTATGTTACAATTACAGCACTGAGGTTTCGACTGTCTATAGCAGCAGTGATGAGGGCGACACTTGGACTGATATGAATGTAATTGCATCCGGTGTCTCTGGAACGGAAAATATCGCAGTTAATCCAATCACAACCGATATCTTTTTGTTACCCAGTTCAACTGGTGGTAATACTTATCGTTCGAGTGATGCTGGTGTTAGTTGGACAACCTTAGCGACTGCCCCAGTAACTAGTCACATGACTTTTGATAGTACCGGACGAATTTATGTCGGTTGGAATTATTCTGATGATAACGGTGACACTTGGACACAATTTATCGACCGCGGTGATTATAATCATATTGTCATGCCTGACCCAACTAATGACTTAATACTGTACGATACTACCGCACCTGGCTTCGAAAAAAGTACTGACGGCGGCATCACCTGGACAAGTTCAGTGACTGGCATTACCGGGGTTGAAGTGACATCAATTTCTCAAACGGCCGATAAAGCGCTGGTCTGGGTGGCCACCCAAAATGGTTTAGCCAAAACGGCTAATTTCACTGACGCAGCACCAACTTGGGAATATCCCATTACTCCAACCGCCAATTTTGTCAGTAGTAGCTATGATTCTGTTTGGGTGAATCCGGTCGATCCAAATATTGTCGTAACGAGCACGTCGCAAGATTTGTATTATTCGTCTGATGGGGGCACCACCTGGACAGAAGCAACGGTTGATCTAACTCTGACTGGGGCAGTTTTCCAAATAGTTGGTGATGACACCGGTGTTATTTATGCCACCGTTGGACCAAACACCTCGGCTGGTGATCAAACTGGTGGTGTCATCAGTAGTAGCGATAATGGTGTCACTTGGCAAAGTTTACAATTTCCCAATACTGGAGCAGCTTATGCTATTGCCCTAGCCAGCGATGGCGATATTTTCGTCGGAGCTCATGCTACTGTCGGAGGAATTTATAAGTATGACGGTACTACTTGGACAAAATTATCGGCGCCGGATGAATATGAATATCGCTCAGTGATTGTTAATCCTGAACAACCAGATACTATTTATGCTTTAGCCACCATCTGGCCACGCGGTGACGCGATGGGTTTTTATCGATCAACGGATGATGGTGTTACTTGGGAACATATTACTACTGGCATTACAGTAGCCGACGGACTGTATGAATTTAATGCTCTGGCGCTGCAAACTTCAACTCAACCAGCGACATTGTATCTATCTGGTGTACAAAATAGCACACTCCAGGGCATCGTCTTTAAATCGAGCGATGGCGGTACCACTTGGAACGTCTATTATACCGGCAAACGTGGTGAAACGTTTAAAGTGCTATTGTTCGATGGTTTAACTGCTGGAAATACGCGCGGCCTGTATGACATGAAGTCTTACGCCACAGCCACGTTACGCACGACTAAAACTATCATTACCCGCGGACAACATGCCACGCTGGCTCTGTCACTAAAAGACGCTACCACGCAAAAACGGCTCAAACACCGCCGCGTCACCATTAAACGTTTAATCGCCGGCGGACACTGGACAAACCTTAAAACCGTTGAAACT